A single region of the Salipaludibacillus sp. LMS25 genome encodes:
- the fliE gene encoding flagellar hook-basal body complex protein FliE: protein MEVNQIQQLNSIMSIAKKNNVNQTTPAKAQQSFKTWLNNAISEVNEGQNKSAIMTEKVARGENVDLHDVMITAEKASVMLQTTTEVRNKAIEAYQEIMRMQV, encoded by the coding sequence ATGGAAGTTAATCAAATTCAACAATTAAACTCGATTATGAGCATAGCGAAGAAGAACAATGTTAATCAGACGACACCTGCTAAGGCTCAACAATCGTTTAAAACATGGTTAAACAACGCGATCTCTGAAGTGAACGAAGGCCAAAATAAGTCAGCGATAATGACTGAAAAAGTGGCGCGTGGAGAAAATGTTGATTTACATGATGTCATGATCACAGCTGAAAAAGCTTCTGTGATGCTGCAAACGACAACTGAAGTACGTAACAAAGCCATTGAAGCTTATCAAGAAATTATGAGAATGCAGGTTTAA
- the flgC gene encoding flagellar basal body rod protein FlgC, giving the protein MSIFNGLNISASALTAQRFRMDVVSSNMANTDTTRGRLVEGEWEPYRRKMVTMHQNANAGFSSYLNKAMRTSEGTGNGVKVGHVLEDQSPFEQVYQPEHPDANEEGYVQMPNVDPLKEMIDLMGATRSYEANVTAIDAHKNMLLKALEIGR; this is encoded by the coding sequence ATGTCAATATTTAATGGCTTGAATATTTCAGCTTCAGCCTTGACTGCACAACGCTTCAGAATGGATGTTGTGTCAAGCAACATGGCAAATACAGACACGACAAGAGGTCGATTAGTTGAAGGGGAATGGGAACCATATCGAAGGAAGATGGTTACCATGCATCAAAATGCTAACGCAGGGTTTAGTTCATACTTAAATAAAGCGATGAGGACTTCTGAAGGGACGGGAAATGGTGTGAAGGTTGGCCATGTCTTAGAAGATCAAAGTCCTTTTGAACAGGTTTATCAGCCTGAGCATCCAGATGCTAATGAAGAAGGTTATGTACAGATGCCAAATGTAGACCCACTTAAAGAGATGATCGATTTAATGGGAGCAACACGATCATATGAGGCGAATGTTACGGCCATTGATGCCCATAAAAATATGCTTCTAAAAGCACTTGAAATAGGACGATAG
- the flgB gene encoding flagellar basal body rod protein FlgB, protein MNLITNSTNQLLETALSSSMTRQNTISQNIANVDTPNYKAKQTVFAHELNQAQANQKLNANRTDNRHLQFGGATSDESAKIVSRNNTTYNHNGNNVDIDFEMSELAKNQLYYNTLVDRLNGRFNSIRTVLGQGR, encoded by the coding sequence ATGAATTTAATTACTAATTCCACAAACCAATTGTTGGAAACTGCGTTATCCTCATCTATGACACGACAAAATACGATAAGCCAAAACATTGCAAATGTAGATACTCCGAACTATAAAGCGAAACAAACAGTATTTGCTCATGAATTGAATCAAGCTCAGGCAAATCAAAAATTGAACGCGAATAGGACTGATAACCGTCACCTTCAATTTGGAGGTGCGACATCAGATGAGTCTGCTAAAATCGTATCCCGAAATAATACCACTTATAATCATAATGGCAACAATGTAGACATTGATTTTGAAATGAGTGAATTGGCGAAAAATCAACTTTATTACAACACATTAGTAGATCGATTGAACGGTAGATTCAACAGTATTCGAACTGTTCTTGGACAAGGGAGGTAA